One window of Trinickia caryophylli genomic DNA carries:
- a CDS encoding FAD-dependent monooxygenase, producing MAAAQNEQPVLIVGAGPTGLAAAMSLARAHVPVRVIDRAPRPAEHSRAIGIQARTLELFEQHRVVDPFLEAGHRLRAVNLYSNGHRLARLDFDPLQTRYPYLLCLDQTVTERLLTEHLAGLGVAVERGVQLVRLIQGASRVEADLLHADGRQETAHAAYVVAADGAHSSVRHLLGLNFAGKALEQTFMLADLHADSDLSSDEFHIFASGEGLAALLPLSPVRHRFIADHPESATEAEVSPVPNGNDHGFHADTGLDTGGGPSLDRLRAAAARRIRHPLELSALEWSSYFSVQSRMVEKLRVQRVFLAGDAAHVHSPAGAQGMNTGIQEAFNLGWKLARVLSGQGAEQLLDTYQTERHPIERDVLRQTTFITQMAEAERGPLKLLRERAMPVLAAFGPLRDAARLMVSELSVQYRRSPLTLERVLDGGPRAGERAPDALVHVIDGPLGRAPGTGCIFDLHDPAFFSLFLLVAPPKDGQALFDATGALAPESIPADPELERLATAVEAILGSAVRIWRVTDAANGGGTPLTEAYGRTRPAFYLLRPDGYICARGRPASDVNALARHCENWFSSSRQYG from the coding sequence ATGGCAGCCGCCCAGAACGAGCAGCCGGTGCTGATCGTGGGTGCGGGCCCAACCGGGCTTGCGGCCGCGATGAGCCTCGCGCGCGCGCATGTGCCCGTTCGCGTCATCGATCGTGCGCCGCGGCCTGCCGAGCACTCGCGCGCAATCGGCATCCAGGCGCGCACGCTCGAGCTCTTCGAACAGCACCGCGTCGTGGATCCGTTCCTCGAGGCGGGGCACAGGCTGCGCGCGGTCAATCTCTATTCGAACGGCCACAGGCTCGCGCGGCTCGACTTCGATCCGCTGCAAACGCGCTACCCCTATCTGCTGTGCCTCGACCAGACCGTCACCGAGCGGCTCCTGACCGAGCACCTGGCGGGCCTCGGCGTGGCTGTCGAGCGCGGCGTGCAACTCGTGCGGCTGATCCAGGGCGCATCGCGCGTCGAAGCAGACCTTCTGCACGCGGATGGGCGCCAGGAGACGGCGCATGCCGCGTACGTGGTCGCCGCCGATGGCGCGCACAGCAGCGTGCGTCACCTGCTCGGGCTCAATTTTGCGGGCAAGGCGCTCGAACAGACCTTCATGCTCGCCGATCTGCATGCCGATTCCGACCTGTCGAGCGACGAGTTTCATATCTTCGCGTCGGGAGAGGGCCTTGCGGCGCTGCTGCCGCTGAGCCCGGTCCGGCATCGCTTCATCGCCGATCATCCCGAGTCCGCGACCGAGGCCGAGGTTTCTCCGGTGCCGAACGGCAACGATCATGGCTTTCATGCCGACACCGGCCTCGATACGGGCGGCGGCCCGAGCCTCGACCGGCTGCGCGCGGCGGCGGCGCGGCGCATTCGCCATCCGCTCGAGCTGTCCGCGCTCGAATGGTCGTCGTACTTCAGCGTGCAAAGCCGCATGGTCGAGAAGCTGCGCGTGCAACGCGTCTTTCTGGCCGGAGATGCCGCCCACGTGCACAGCCCGGCGGGCGCGCAGGGCATGAACACGGGGATTCAGGAAGCGTTCAATCTCGGGTGGAAGCTCGCGCGCGTGCTAAGCGGGCAGGGCGCGGAGCAACTGCTCGACACTTATCAGACCGAGCGTCATCCGATCGAGCGCGACGTATTGCGGCAAACGACTTTCATCACCCAGATGGCCGAAGCCGAGCGCGGGCCGTTGAAGCTGCTGCGCGAACGCGCGATGCCGGTGCTGGCCGCGTTCGGGCCGTTGCGCGACGCGGCGCGCCTCATGGTGAGCGAACTTTCGGTCCAGTACCGGCGCAGTCCGCTCACGCTCGAGCGCGTGCTCGACGGTGGCCCGCGCGCGGGCGAGCGCGCCCCCGATGCGCTCGTGCACGTGATCGACGGGCCGCTCGGACGCGCGCCCGGGACCGGCTGCATCTTCGATCTGCACGATCCGGCGTTCTTTTCGCTGTTTCTGCTCGTCGCGCCGCCGAAAGACGGCCAGGCGCTCTTCGATGCCACCGGCGCGCTGGCGCCCGAATCGATCCCGGCCGATCCCGAGCTCGAGCGGCTCGCGACCGCTGTCGAGGCAATATTGGGCAGCGCTGTGCGGATCTGGCGCGTGACCGATGCGGCGAACGGCGGCGGCACGCCGCTTACCGAGGCTTATGGACGTACGCGCCCCGCGTTCTACCTGCTGCGCCCCGACGGCTATATCTGCGCGCGCGGACGGCCCGCCTCGGACGTCAACGCGCTCGCGCGGCACTGCGAGAACTGGTTCTCATCGTCGCGGCAGTACGGCTGA
- a CDS encoding tetratricopeptide repeat protein has protein sequence MDSLFARAYAAHRDGRLADAERDYRATLDAEPAHADALHLLGVLRHQQGRHAEAADLVGRAVQLRPNDAGLQLNLGNALKALGQLEPAIERFRNALTLAPGFALAHYNLGNAYAAAGRHGDAVDQFERSLRLAPDDASIWNNLGNALHATGRHDEAIAAFERALALRPGHAGAHNNLGMALAALGRADDALAHFQLATQAEPRFIAAHFNLGNTLDAIGRHAEAASAYAAALALHAPFPAALLGLGNALSALGRHQEAIAPLERAVGLDPRLAFAWLSLGNAHHALGAHGAALRAYDQALRLRPDLAAARLNRALTRLTLGDFTRGLPDYEARLALAAAPAPEAPGRTAAGATSIAALPRWQGEPLVERTLVIVAEQGFGDTLQFMRFVPLARMRAAQVVFAVQPALLPLLAPLGASWRVQVVDRDAARIDAQLQCPLLSLPLVLGIDREALASARRYVEVPAAYRRRWRGSLGGPARRKVGIAWSGRIQAQETRSMPLAMLEPLFALPDIDWIVLQPDLSAQETHMLDAHPRARSIHRYGGRIRDFADTAAIVDRLDAVVSIDTSIAHLAGALGKPLWLLLPFAADWRWFLPPPGTRRGMDSEPNDWYPSARVIRQPAPGNWESAVETAARLLANDLGRA, from the coding sequence ATGGACTCTCTTTTTGCCCGCGCCTACGCGGCCCATCGTGACGGACGGCTCGCCGATGCCGAGCGCGATTACCGCGCCACGCTCGATGCCGAGCCCGCCCACGCCGATGCACTGCATCTGCTCGGCGTCCTGCGCCATCAGCAAGGACGTCATGCCGAAGCGGCCGATCTCGTCGGCCGTGCCGTGCAGTTGCGCCCGAACGATGCCGGCCTGCAGCTGAACCTCGGCAATGCACTGAAGGCACTGGGGCAGCTCGAGCCCGCCATCGAGCGGTTTCGCAATGCGCTCACGCTGGCGCCGGGATTCGCGCTGGCGCACTACAACCTCGGCAACGCCTATGCAGCGGCGGGACGGCACGGCGACGCGGTCGACCAGTTCGAGCGCTCGCTGCGTCTTGCGCCCGACGACGCGTCGATCTGGAACAACCTTGGCAACGCGCTGCACGCGACGGGCCGGCACGACGAAGCAATCGCGGCGTTCGAGCGCGCACTCGCGCTCCGCCCAGGCCACGCCGGCGCGCACAACAACCTCGGCATGGCGCTGGCCGCACTCGGGCGTGCCGACGATGCGCTCGCCCATTTCCAACTCGCCACGCAGGCCGAACCTCGCTTCATCGCGGCGCATTTCAACCTCGGCAATACGCTCGATGCGATCGGGCGGCACGCCGAAGCAGCAAGCGCCTATGCGGCGGCGCTCGCCCTGCACGCGCCGTTCCCGGCCGCGCTGCTCGGCCTCGGCAATGCTCTCTCGGCGCTGGGCCGGCATCAGGAAGCGATCGCGCCGCTCGAACGGGCTGTCGGGCTCGATCCGCGGCTGGCGTTCGCGTGGCTGAGTCTCGGCAATGCCCATCACGCACTGGGCGCGCACGGCGCGGCATTGCGCGCGTACGACCAGGCATTGCGCCTGCGCCCCGATCTGGCGGCGGCGCGGCTGAACCGCGCGCTGACGCGCCTGACCCTCGGCGATTTCACGCGCGGCCTGCCCGACTACGAAGCGCGCCTCGCGCTCGCCGCTGCGCCGGCACCGGAGGCGCCCGGCCGCACCGCGGCCGGCGCAACGTCGATTGCGGCGCTGCCTCGCTGGCAAGGCGAGCCGCTGGTCGAGCGCACGCTCGTGATCGTAGCCGAGCAAGGCTTTGGCGATACGCTGCAGTTCATGCGCTTCGTGCCGCTCGCGAGGATGCGAGCGGCACAGGTCGTGTTCGCCGTGCAGCCGGCCCTGTTGCCGCTCCTCGCGCCGCTCGGCGCATCGTGGCGCGTGCAGGTGGTGGACCGCGACGCGGCGCGCATCGACGCGCAGCTGCAATGCCCGCTGCTGAGCCTGCCGCTCGTACTCGGCATTGACCGCGAGGCCCTGGCAAGCGCGCGCCGCTATGTCGAGGTGCCCGCAGCCTATCGCCGCCGCTGGCGCGGCTCGCTCGGCGGCCCCGCGCGGCGCAAGGTCGGCATTGCGTGGTCGGGCCGCATCCAGGCGCAGGAAACACGCTCGATGCCGCTTGCCATGCTCGAACCGCTTTTCGCACTGCCCGACATCGACTGGATCGTGCTACAGCCGGACCTCTCGGCGCAGGAGACGCACATGCTCGATGCGCATCCACGCGCGCGATCGATCCATCGCTACGGCGGGCGCATCCGCGACTTCGCCGATACGGCTGCGATCGTCGACCGGCTCGATGCCGTCGTGTCGATCGATACGTCGATCGCACACTTGGCGGGGGCGCTCGGCAAGCCGCTCTGGCTGCTGCTGCCGTTCGCGGCGGACTGGCGCTGGTTTCTGCCGCCGCCGGGCACCCGGCGCGGGATGGATAGCGAGCCGAACGACTGGTATCCGAGTGCGAGAGTCATCCGGCAACCCGCGCCGGGGAATTGGGAAAGCGCGGTCGAAACGGCGGCCCGCCTGCTCGCGAACGACCTGGGCCGCGCATGA
- a CDS encoding formate dehydrogenase subunit delta — translation MNEHHLIDMANRIGEFFESMPDRDEATAGIADHIRRFWDPRMRRVILAVLDDPAASAPLLPIVREALEHARAELTPDKAA, via the coding sequence ATGAACGAGCACCATTTGATCGACATGGCGAACCGCATCGGCGAGTTCTTCGAGTCGATGCCCGACCGCGATGAAGCCACTGCCGGCATCGCCGATCACATCCGGCGTTTCTGGGATCCGCGCATGCGGCGCGTCATCCTCGCCGTGCTCGACGATCCGGCCGCGAGCGCCCCGCTCCTGCCGATCGTTCGCGAAGCACTGGAGCACGCGCGCGCCGAACTGACACCGGACAAGGCCGCGTAA
- a CDS encoding NAD(P)H-dependent oxidoreductase subunit E gives MEQASPQAPDELVRRHVKPGASLVAVLHAIQDEAGFVPPETLPPLARAMNLSRAEVHGVLTYYHHFRSTPPARVAVALCRAEACRSMGTEALAQHVESRTGCRFDQKHEKREQHAHDDVELESVYCLGQCALSPAMTINGTLYAKMTPAKFDALFDAACAQAGIPATDKEPV, from the coding sequence TTGGAACAAGCAAGCCCTCAGGCGCCGGACGAACTCGTCCGCCGGCATGTCAAGCCGGGCGCATCGCTCGTTGCGGTGCTGCACGCGATTCAGGACGAAGCCGGCTTCGTCCCTCCCGAGACGCTCCCTCCTCTCGCCCGGGCGATGAATCTTTCGCGCGCGGAAGTGCATGGCGTGCTGACTTACTACCATCATTTCCGCTCCACGCCGCCCGCGCGCGTCGCCGTCGCGCTGTGCCGCGCCGAAGCGTGCCGCAGCATGGGCACCGAAGCACTCGCGCAGCATGTCGAATCGCGTACGGGCTGCCGCTTCGACCAAAAGCACGAGAAACGCGAGCAGCATGCACATGACGACGTCGAACTCGAGTCGGTCTACTGCCTCGGCCAGTGCGCGCTCTCGCCGGCCATGACGATCAACGGCACGCTGTACGCCAAAATGACTCCGGCCAAATTCGACGCGCTTTTCGACGCTGCCTGCGCGCAAGCGGGCATTCCCGCCACCGACAAGGAGCCGGTATGA
- a CDS encoding formate dehydrogenase beta subunit — MNTSATTPERAVRVFVPRDSSALALGADAVAEAIVREAAALGAAIELVRNGSRGLLWLEPLVEIETAAGRVGYGNVEAADVPSLFEAGWLAGGTHARSVGVVDDIPYLKRQQRLTFARLGITDPLSIDDYVAHEGLAGLKAALAMDGDAAVEALVESGLRGRGGAAFPAGIKWRTVRAAKAAQKYVVCNADEGDSGTFSDRLAMEGDPFCLIEGMIIAGIVTGATKGYIYVRSEYPHSIAMLDAAIVKARAAGWLGASVLGSAHAFELEVAKGAGAYVCGEETALLESLEGKRGIVRAKPPLPALAGLFGQPTVINNVITLATVPIIFARGAAFYRDFGMGRSRGTLPFQLAGNIKQGGLVELAFGVTLRALIDEFGGGTASGRPARAVQVGGPLGTYLPESQWDIPLDYEAYAAVGAVVGHGGIVVHDDTSDLADLAQYAMHFCALESCGKCTPCRIGSTRGVEVIQRIRNGDRSEKQVQLLRDLCDTMVSGSLCAMGGMTPYPVLSALNHFPEDFGLHPVQPNAAAA; from the coding sequence ATGAACACGTCCGCGACGACTCCCGAGCGCGCGGTGCGCGTATTCGTGCCGCGCGACTCCTCCGCGCTGGCGCTCGGCGCTGACGCCGTAGCCGAGGCGATCGTGCGCGAGGCCGCCGCGCTCGGCGCCGCCATCGAGCTCGTGCGTAACGGCTCGCGCGGGCTCCTGTGGCTCGAGCCGCTCGTCGAAATAGAAACGGCCGCCGGCCGCGTCGGCTACGGCAACGTGGAGGCGGCTGACGTTCCTTCGCTTTTCGAAGCCGGCTGGCTCGCCGGCGGCACGCACGCTCGCTCGGTGGGCGTCGTGGACGACATTCCCTATCTCAAGCGCCAGCAGCGGCTCACGTTCGCACGGCTCGGCATCACCGACCCGCTTTCCATCGACGATTACGTGGCGCACGAAGGCCTGGCGGGCCTGAAAGCGGCGCTCGCGATGGATGGCGACGCGGCCGTCGAGGCGCTCGTCGAATCGGGGTTGCGCGGCCGCGGCGGCGCGGCGTTCCCGGCCGGAATCAAATGGCGCACTGTACGCGCGGCGAAAGCAGCGCAAAAGTACGTAGTCTGCAATGCGGACGAAGGCGACTCGGGCACGTTCTCGGATCGTCTCGCCATGGAAGGCGACCCGTTCTGCCTGATCGAAGGGATGATCATCGCGGGCATCGTGACGGGCGCGACGAAGGGTTATATCTACGTGCGCAGCGAGTACCCGCACTCGATCGCCATGCTCGACGCCGCGATCGTGAAAGCGCGCGCGGCCGGCTGGCTCGGCGCGAGCGTGCTCGGCTCCGCGCACGCGTTCGAGCTCGAGGTGGCCAAGGGCGCGGGCGCTTATGTCTGCGGCGAAGAAACGGCACTGCTCGAATCGCTCGAAGGCAAGCGCGGCATCGTGCGCGCGAAGCCGCCGCTGCCAGCGCTGGCAGGTCTTTTCGGCCAGCCGACCGTCATCAACAACGTCATCACGCTCGCCACCGTGCCGATCATCTTCGCGCGCGGCGCCGCGTTCTATCGGGACTTCGGCATGGGCCGCTCGCGCGGCACGCTGCCGTTCCAGCTGGCGGGCAACATCAAGCAGGGCGGACTCGTCGAATTGGCGTTCGGCGTGACGCTGCGCGCGCTCATCGACGAATTCGGCGGCGGCACGGCGAGCGGCCGTCCCGCGCGTGCGGTGCAGGTCGGCGGCCCGCTCGGCACTTACCTGCCGGAAAGTCAGTGGGACATCCCGCTGGACTACGAAGCGTATGCGGCGGTAGGCGCCGTCGTCGGCCACGGCGGCATCGTCGTGCACGACGACACGTCGGATCTCGCCGACCTCGCGCAATACGCCATGCACTTTTGCGCGCTCGAATCGTGCGGCAAGTGCACACCGTGCCGCATCGGCTCCACGCGAGGCGTGGAAGTGATCCAGCGCATCCGCAACGGCGACCGGTCGGAAAAGCAGGTACAACTGCTGCGCGATCTGTGCGACACGATGGTCTCGGGTTCGCTCTGCGCGATGGGCGGCATGACGCCCTACCCCGTGCTCTCCGCGCTCAACCATTTCCCCGAAGACTTCGGTCTTCATCCTGTCCAGCCGAACGCGGCTGCGGCTTGA
- the tcuC gene encoding MFS transporter has product MSTASSTLQQPSKQESKVRTVFRVVSGNFLEMYDFMVYGYYASAIAKTYFPSGNDFVSLMLSLSVFGAGFMMRPLGALVLGAYIDQHGRRKGLILTLGLMALGTLTVAAVPGYATIGMLAPVLVLFGRLLQGFSAGVELGGVSVYLAEIATKGHRGFYCSWQSGSQQVAVVFAALLGVILHEWLPAEQVAAWGWRIPFLIGCLIVPFLFLIRRSLKETDEFLARHHRPSMSEVFASLVQNWPVVLGGMGMVIMTTVSFYMITAYTPTFGKEVLKLSAIDTLVVTVCIGLSNLVWLPVMGAVSDKVGRRPVLIVFTLLTVLTAYPAVQWLVGEPSFLRLLAVELWLSFLYGSYNGAMVVALTEVMPSHVRTAGFSLAYSLATTIGGFTPAISTLLIHETGNKAAPGLWMSVAALCGLVATLGLYRTRESRERYKA; this is encoded by the coding sequence ATGTCCACTGCGTCTTCCACATTGCAGCAGCCTTCGAAGCAGGAATCGAAGGTTCGCACCGTCTTTCGCGTTGTCAGCGGCAATTTCCTCGAAATGTACGACTTCATGGTCTATGGCTATTACGCCTCGGCCATTGCGAAGACCTATTTCCCGAGCGGCAACGATTTTGTCTCGCTGATGCTCTCGCTTTCGGTGTTCGGCGCCGGCTTCATGATGCGTCCGCTCGGCGCGCTCGTGCTCGGTGCGTATATCGATCAGCATGGCCGCCGCAAGGGGCTCATTCTGACGCTCGGCCTCATGGCGCTCGGCACGTTGACCGTGGCCGCCGTGCCAGGCTACGCCACGATCGGTATGCTTGCGCCCGTGCTCGTGCTGTTCGGGCGCTTGCTGCAGGGGTTCTCCGCAGGGGTCGAACTCGGCGGCGTATCGGTCTATCTCGCCGAAATTGCGACCAAGGGCCATCGCGGTTTTTACTGCTCGTGGCAATCGGGCAGCCAGCAGGTAGCCGTCGTCTTCGCCGCCCTGCTCGGCGTGATCCTGCACGAGTGGCTGCCGGCCGAACAGGTGGCGGCGTGGGGCTGGCGTATCCCGTTTCTGATCGGCTGCCTGATCGTCCCATTCCTTTTTCTGATCCGTCGCTCGCTGAAGGAGACGGACGAGTTTCTCGCCCGGCATCATCGGCCGTCGATGAGCGAAGTGTTCGCCTCGCTCGTGCAAAACTGGCCCGTCGTGCTGGGCGGCATGGGCATGGTCATCATGACCACGGTCTCGTTCTACATGATCACGGCCTACACGCCGACGTTCGGCAAGGAAGTGCTCAAGCTGTCGGCGATCGATACGCTCGTCGTGACCGTCTGCATCGGCCTTTCGAATCTGGTCTGGCTGCCTGTCATGGGTGCGGTTTCGGACAAGGTCGGCCGCCGCCCCGTGCTGATCGTCTTCACGCTGCTGACCGTGCTCACGGCCTACCCGGCTGTGCAGTGGCTCGTTGGCGAGCCGTCGTTCCTGCGCCTGCTCGCGGTCGAACTCTGGCTCTCCTTTCTTTACGGCAGCTACAACGGCGCGATGGTCGTAGCGCTCACGGAAGTCATGCCGAGCCATGTTCGAACAGCGGGGTTCTCGCTTGCCTACAGCCTCGCCACGACGATAGGCGGCTTCACGCCCGCGATCTCCACGCTACTCATCCATGAGACGGGCAACAAGGCGGCGCCGGGGCTGTGGATGTCGGTTGCGGCGCTGTGCGGACTCGTCGCCACGCTCGGCCTTTACCGCACGCGCGAATCGCGGGAGCGTTACAAGGCCTGA
- the fdhF gene encoding formate dehydrogenase subunit alpha — protein sequence MSDAFAQSPRTATTGGCGSGQCAGKSAAMRAPFDDTDYGTPQRHADIDVTLEIDGRSVTVPAGTSVMRAAVEAGVNVPKLCATDSLEPFGSCRLCLVEIEGRRGYPASCTTPVEAGMRVSTQTPRLQDLRRNVMELYISDHPLDCLTCPANGNCELQDMAGVVGLREVRYGFEGENHLKDVKDESNPYFTYDPSKCIVCNRCVRACEETQGTFALTIAGRGFDSRVAASQNDPFMESECVSCGACVAACPTATLMEKSVTVFGQAEHSVVTTCAYCGVGCSFKAEMKGSQVVRMVPHKNGLANEGHACVKGRFAWGYATHKDRITKPMIRAKITDPWREVSWDEAIAHAASEFRRIQAKYGRGSIGGITSSRCTNEETYLVQKLVRAAFGNNNVDTCARVCHSPTGYGLKTTLGESAGTQTFASISKADVIMVIGANPTDGHPVFGSRLKRRVREGAKLIVADPRRIDIVDGPHVKADYHLQLRPGTNVALVNALAHVIVTEGLVNEAFVAERCEPLAFEQWRAFVASGENSPEAMEAVTGVPAQQVREAARLYATGGNAAIYYGLGVTEHSQGSTMVMGIANLAMATGNIGREGVGVNPLRGQNNVQGSCDMGSFPHELPGYRHIGGAEVRSQFEDAWHVRLDPEPGLRIPNMFDAALDGSFLGLYCQGEDIVQSDPDTQHVTAALSSMECIVVQDIFLNETAKYAHVFLPGSSFLEKDGTFTNAERRISRVRRVMQPLAGYADWEVTLELSRALGYEMDYAHPSEIMDEIAALTPTFHGVSYALIDELGSVQWPCNEAAPQGTPTMHVDAFVRGKGKFVITKFVATHEKVTQRFPLLLTTGRILSQYNVGAQTRRTENVHWHHEDQLEIHPHDAEDRGIKTGDWVGIQSRAGQTVLRALVTERMQPGVVYTTFHFPESGANVITTDSSDWATNCPEYKVTAVQVLPVQQPSEWQQQYSRFSETQLALLREREQALASTGK from the coding sequence ATGTCCGACGCATTCGCTCAATCCCCTCGTACGGCAACGACAGGTGGCTGCGGCTCCGGCCAGTGCGCCGGCAAGAGCGCGGCCATGCGCGCTCCGTTCGACGATACCGACTACGGTACGCCGCAGCGTCATGCCGATATCGACGTCACGCTCGAAATCGACGGCCGCTCGGTGACGGTCCCCGCCGGCACTTCGGTCATGCGCGCGGCGGTCGAAGCCGGCGTCAACGTGCCGAAGCTTTGCGCGACCGATTCGCTCGAGCCGTTCGGCTCGTGCCGCCTGTGCCTCGTCGAAATCGAGGGCCGGCGCGGCTACCCCGCGTCGTGCACGACACCCGTGGAAGCGGGCATGCGCGTGTCGACGCAAACGCCGCGTCTGCAGGACCTGCGCCGCAACGTGATGGAGCTTTACATCTCCGACCATCCGCTCGATTGCCTCACCTGCCCCGCCAACGGCAACTGCGAACTGCAGGACATGGCAGGCGTGGTGGGACTGCGCGAGGTGCGTTACGGCTTCGAGGGCGAGAATCACCTGAAGGACGTCAAGGACGAGTCGAACCCGTACTTCACCTACGATCCGTCGAAGTGCATCGTCTGCAACCGCTGCGTGCGCGCCTGTGAAGAAACACAGGGCACGTTCGCGCTGACGATCGCCGGACGCGGTTTCGATTCGCGCGTGGCCGCGAGCCAGAACGACCCGTTCATGGAATCCGAGTGCGTGTCGTGCGGCGCGTGCGTTGCCGCCTGCCCCACTGCCACGCTGATGGAAAAGAGCGTGACGGTGTTTGGCCAGGCCGAGCACTCGGTCGTCACGACCTGCGCCTATTGCGGTGTGGGCTGCTCGTTCAAGGCCGAAATGAAGGGCAGTCAGGTCGTGCGCATGGTGCCGCACAAGAACGGGCTCGCCAACGAAGGCCATGCCTGCGTGAAAGGCCGGTTCGCATGGGGCTATGCCACGCACAAGGACCGCATCACGAAGCCGATGATCCGGGCGAAGATCACCGATCCATGGCGCGAAGTGAGCTGGGACGAAGCGATCGCGCACGCAGCCTCCGAGTTCCGCCGCATCCAGGCCAAATACGGACGCGGCTCGATCGGCGGCATCACGTCCTCGCGCTGCACGAACGAAGAAACCTACCTCGTGCAAAAGCTCGTGCGGGCGGCCTTCGGCAACAACAATGTCGATACCTGCGCCCGCGTGTGCCATTCGCCGACGGGCTATGGCTTGAAGACGACACTCGGCGAGTCGGCCGGGACGCAAACCTTCGCCTCGATCAGCAAGGCCGACGTGATCATGGTGATCGGCGCAAACCCGACCGACGGCCACCCCGTGTTCGGCTCGCGCCTGAAGCGCCGCGTGCGCGAAGGGGCGAAGCTGATCGTAGCCGATCCGCGCCGCATCGACATCGTCGACGGCCCGCACGTGAAGGCCGACTATCACCTGCAGTTGCGTCCCGGCACCAACGTCGCGCTCGTCAATGCACTCGCGCACGTGATCGTGACGGAAGGGCTCGTGAACGAAGCGTTCGTCGCCGAACGGTGCGAGCCGCTCGCCTTCGAGCAATGGCGCGCGTTCGTTGCGAGCGGGGAAAACTCGCCGGAAGCCATGGAAGCGGTAACCGGCGTTCCGGCGCAGCAGGTGCGCGAAGCGGCCCGTCTCTACGCGACGGGCGGCAACGCAGCCATCTACTACGGCCTCGGCGTCACCGAGCACTCGCAGGGTTCGACGATGGTCATGGGCATCGCCAATCTGGCGATGGCCACCGGCAACATCGGTCGCGAAGGCGTGGGCGTGAATCCGCTGCGCGGTCAGAACAACGTGCAGGGTTCGTGCGACATGGGCTCGTTCCCGCACGAGCTGCCCGGCTACCGCCATATCGGCGGCGCCGAAGTCCGCTCGCAGTTCGAAGACGCGTGGCACGTACGGCTCGATCCCGAGCCGGGTCTGCGCATTCCGAACATGTTCGATGCGGCGCTCGACGGCAGTTTCCTGGGCCTTTACTGCCAGGGCGAAGACATCGTTCAGTCGGATCCGGACACGCAGCACGTGACGGCCGCGTTGTCGTCGATGGAGTGCATCGTCGTGCAGGACATCTTCCTGAACGAGACGGCGAAATACGCGCACGTGTTCCTGCCGGGCTCGTCGTTCCTCGAGAAGGACGGCACGTTCACGAACGCTGAGCGCCGCATTTCACGCGTACGGCGCGTCATGCAGCCGCTCGCCGGCTACGCCGACTGGGAAGTGACGCTCGAGTTGTCTCGCGCCCTCGGCTACGAAATGGACTACGCGCATCCGTCGGAGATCATGGACGAGATCGCAGCGCTGACCCCCACCTTCCACGGTGTCTCGTATGCGCTCATCGACGAACTCGGCAGCGTGCAATGGCCCTGCAACGAGGCAGCGCCGCAAGGCACGCCGACGATGCACGTGGACGCGTTCGTCCGCGGCAAGGGCAAGTTCGTGATCACCAAGTTCGTCGCCACGCACGAGAAGGTCACGCAGCGCTTCCCGCTACTGCTGACGACAGGCCGCATCCTGTCGCAGTACAACGTCGGCGCGCAGACCCGGCGCACGGAGAACGTGCACTGGCACCACGAAGATCAGCTCGAGATCCATCCGCACGACGCCGAGGATCGCGGCATCAAGACAGGCGACTGGGTGGGCATCCAGTCGCGCGCGGGGCAAACGGTGCTGCGCGCGCTCGTGACCGAGCGCATGCAGCCGGGTGTGGTCTACACGACGTTCCACTTCCCCGAGTCGGGCGCCAACGTGATCACGACCGACAGCTCCGACTGGGCCACGAACTGCCCCGAGTACAAGGTGACGGCCGTGCAGGTGCTGCCGGTGCAGCAGCCTTCGGAATGGCAGCAGCAGTACTCGCGCTTCAGCGAAACGCAGCTTGCGCTGCTGCGCGAGCGCGAGCAGGCGCTCGCCAGCACGGGCAAGTGA
- the pgsA gene encoding CDP-diacylglycerol--glycerol-3-phosphate 3-phosphatidyltransferase, with the protein MPFNFPIFLTWLRIVLIPLVVGVFYLPDTFMDGPHRNVAAAAIFVLAALTDWFDGYLARKWNQTSAFGAFLDPVADKLMVTAALLILVQLARIEAAIALVIVGREIAISALREWMAQIGASKSVAVNQLGKFKTACQMVAIPMLLFYGPVRLGATGPTVDTRVWGIWLIYLAAVLTIWSMLYYMKLAWPQIRERGGVL; encoded by the coding sequence ATGCCGTTCAACTTTCCGATTTTTCTGACGTGGTTGCGGATCGTGTTGATTCCGCTCGTCGTCGGCGTGTTCTACCTGCCGGACACATTCATGGACGGCCCGCATCGCAACGTGGCCGCCGCCGCGATCTTCGTCCTGGCTGCGCTAACCGATTGGTTCGACGGTTATCTGGCGCGCAAGTGGAACCAGACCTCGGCCTTCGGCGCGTTTCTCGACCCCGTGGCCGACAAGCTCATGGTGACCGCGGCGCTGCTGATCCTCGTGCAGCTCGCGCGGATCGAGGCGGCGATCGCGCTCGTCATCGTCGGCCGCGAAATCGCCATCTCGGCGCTGCGCGAATGGATGGCGCAGATCGGCGCATCGAAGAGCGTCGCCGTCAATCAGCTTGGTAAATTCAAGACGGCCTGCCAGATGGTGGCGATTCCGATGCTGCTCTTTTACGGCCCCGTCCGGTTGGGTGCAACCGGGCCGACGGTCGACACGCGCGTATGGGGTATCTGGTTGATTTATCTCGCGGCCGTGCTCACCATTTGGTCGATGCTTTATTACATGAAGCTTGCGTGGCCCCAGATTCGCGAACGCGGCGGCGTGCTTTGA